The following proteins come from a genomic window of Mucinivorans hirudinis:
- a CDS encoding Low-specificity L-threonine aldolase: MKSFGSDNHSGIHPRILQAIAEANTGHVHAYGDDPYTAEAVADIRRVLANELAEVFFVFNGTGANCLSIIAANNSFNSVICSDTAHINVDECGAPERLSGGKLIAVPNVNGKLTVQNARSELHDFGFEHHSQPGLISITQSTELGTVYTLQEIKALSDLAHSHGMYLHVDGARFANGVVSLGVSAKDMVQGVDILSFGGTKNGMMMGEAVVILNPLLARNFKYKRKQSMQLCSKMRFLSAQFSAYLKDDLWLTLAAHSNAMARLLASMIGDYVEIVRPVEANGVFAIIPIEAREKLLKEHFFYVWNETTSEVRLMCSFDTTKEDIERFAEDIIKAVQ; this comes from the coding sequence ATGAAATCCTTCGGAAGCGACAACCACTCAGGCATCCACCCCCGGATTCTGCAAGCCATTGCCGAGGCAAACACGGGGCACGTACACGCCTACGGCGATGACCCATATACGGCAGAGGCGGTTGCAGATATTCGGCGCGTACTGGCGAACGAGCTGGCAGAGGTCTTTTTTGTTTTTAATGGAACGGGGGCTAACTGTTTGAGCATCATTGCTGCAAACAACTCCTTTAACTCTGTGATTTGCTCTGACACTGCTCATATCAACGTTGATGAGTGCGGGGCACCCGAACGTTTGAGTGGTGGAAAATTGATAGCCGTTCCCAATGTCAATGGTAAACTGACAGTCCAAAATGCACGGAGTGAGTTGCACGACTTTGGTTTTGAGCACCATAGCCAACCTGGATTAATCAGCATCACCCAATCTACGGAACTCGGCACGGTCTATACATTACAGGAAATCAAGGCATTATCTGATTTGGCGCATAGCCACGGAATGTATCTGCACGTGGATGGTGCACGCTTTGCAAATGGTGTAGTGTCGTTGGGAGTCTCGGCGAAAGATATGGTGCAAGGCGTTGATATACTGAGTTTTGGCGGAACAAAGAACGGGATGATGATGGGAGAGGCGGTTGTAATTCTCAATCCTCTATTGGCGCGCAATTTTAAGTATAAACGCAAGCAATCTATGCAGTTGTGTTCAAAAATGCGTTTCCTTTCAGCGCAATTTTCAGCATACTTGAAAGATGATTTGTGGCTTACCCTGGCGGCACATTCCAATGCGATGGCTCGGTTACTTGCCTCTATGATAGGTGATTATGTCGAAATTGTTCGCCCTGTGGAGGCTAATGGAGTTTTTGCGATAATTCCGATAGAGGCTCGTGAAAAGTTACTCAAAGAGCACTTTTTCTATGTTTGGAACGAGACTACAAGCGAAGTTCGTTTGATGTGCAGTTTCGACACAACAAAAGAGGATATAGAGCGTTTTGCAGAAGATATTATTAAGGCTGTTCAATGA
- a CDS encoding Succinate dehydrogenase iron-sulfur protein, translated as MNLTLKIWRQAGAKDKGAFVEYKVTDVSEGSSFLEMLDILNNELIHKGEEPVAFDHDCREGICGMCSLYIDGRAHGPDDDITTCQLHMRRFKDGDTITIEPWRSKAFPVIKDLVVDRTSYDKILHAGGFISVNTGGVPDANAIAIPKKEADESMDAASCIGCGACVATCKNGSAMLFVAARVSSLALLPQGRVEGARRAKAMVAKMDELGFGGCTNTRACEAECPKGISVGHIARLNREFLCAKLAD; from the coding sequence ATGAATTTAACATTAAAAATCTGGCGACAAGCCGGTGCAAAAGATAAGGGTGCATTCGTTGAGTATAAGGTTACCGATGTTTCGGAGGGTAGCTCATTCCTCGAAATGCTTGACATTCTCAATAACGAGTTGATTCACAAGGGCGAAGAGCCTGTGGCGTTTGACCACGACTGCCGCGAGGGCATCTGCGGTATGTGCTCGCTCTATATTGACGGTCGCGCTCACGGACCGGATGACGATATTACCACTTGTCAGCTCCATATGCGCCGCTTCAAGGATGGCGACACAATCACCATTGAACCTTGGCGTAGCAAGGCTTTTCCCGTAATCAAAGATTTGGTTGTGGATAGAACTTCTTACGACAAGATTTTGCACGCCGGCGGTTTCATATCGGTGAATACGGGTGGTGTGCCCGACGCGAATGCTATTGCGATTCCTAAGAAGGAGGCGGACGAGTCGATGGATGCGGCTTCGTGTATCGGTTGCGGTGCTTGCGTGGCTACTTGTAAGAATGGTTCGGCAATGTTGTTTGTGGCGGCTCGCGTGTCGAGTTTGGCACTGTTGCCACAAGGTCGCGTAGAGGGTGCACGCCGTGCTAAGGCTATGGTTGCCAAGATGGATGAGCTTGGTTTCGGTGGTTGCACCAACACGCGTGCTTGCGAGGCTGAGTGCCCCAAGGGTATTTCTGTAGGGCACATTGCACGCCTGAACCGCGAGTTCCTTTGCGCAAAATTGGCTGACTAA
- a CDS encoding 2-iminoacetate synthase (ThiH) yields the protein MIFTPEKYAIEDIPNRPFIDADELRFFLKKNENKSVEQVINRAMGKHRLSLEEVAVLLGASPCERDKVLAASALLKEQIYGTRIVLFAPLYVGNLCTNRCAYCSFRSDNQQTVRKTLSDVELTQEIEALQDAGHKRLILVFGEHPIYSAEYIAKTVRKTYSVKKGQGEIRRVNINAAPLSKDDFAIVKQAGIGTYQVFQESYDPQVYEKYHLGGKKRDYNWRLTAFDRAMEAGIDDVGIGALLGLGDWRFEIMGLVRHANHLEACFGIGPHTISFPRINETLGGVSAEQPISDEDFIYAIAVLRLAVPYTGLILTARENPVLRNRAIKYGVSQIDGGTKLEIGSYSATEQEGTSQFSIHDNRSLAEIVTNLTQDGFTPSFCTACYRKGRTGEHFMEFSTKGFIKRFCTPNALLTFAEYLEDYADIQTKIEGWQQIEKQVKQLVNNELSEKLERVKRGERDILF from the coding sequence ATGATTTTTACTCCCGAAAAATACGCGATAGAAGATATTCCAAACAGACCGTTTATTGATGCTGATGAGCTTCGATTTTTTTTGAAAAAAAATGAAAATAAGTCAGTTGAGCAAGTGATAAATAGGGCGATGGGTAAGCATAGACTATCTCTGGAAGAGGTGGCCGTGTTGCTTGGTGCTTCTCCCTGCGAGCGCGACAAGGTGTTGGCGGCTTCTGCCCTGCTCAAGGAGCAGATTTATGGTACGCGCATCGTTCTGTTTGCTCCGTTATACGTTGGTAACCTATGTACTAATCGATGTGCATACTGCTCTTTCCGGAGTGATAATCAGCAGACTGTACGCAAGACACTCTCTGACGTAGAACTTACGCAAGAGATTGAAGCATTGCAAGATGCGGGGCATAAGAGGTTGATTCTCGTCTTTGGCGAGCATCCCATCTACTCGGCAGAATACATTGCGAAAACTGTCCGCAAGACATACTCAGTAAAAAAAGGTCAGGGCGAAATCAGGCGCGTCAATATCAATGCTGCACCGCTTTCAAAAGATGATTTTGCAATCGTAAAGCAGGCGGGTATAGGTACTTATCAGGTTTTTCAGGAGAGTTACGACCCACAAGTATACGAGAAATACCACCTTGGCGGCAAAAAACGGGATTACAACTGGCGGCTGACGGCTTTCGACCGTGCGATGGAAGCAGGTATTGACGATGTCGGGATTGGTGCGCTGCTTGGGCTCGGCGACTGGCGGTTCGAGATTATGGGGCTTGTGAGGCACGCCAACCACCTCGAAGCCTGCTTTGGCATAGGTCCTCACACTATCTCTTTTCCGCGCATCAACGAAACTTTGGGAGGTGTATCTGCCGAGCAACCTATTAGTGATGAGGATTTTATCTATGCAATTGCTGTGCTGCGTCTTGCAGTTCCCTATACGGGATTGATACTTACGGCGCGCGAGAATCCTGTGCTGAGAAATCGCGCCATAAAATATGGTGTATCGCAGATTGATGGTGGAACAAAGCTCGAAATAGGCTCATACTCAGCCACTGAGCAGGAGGGAACGAGTCAGTTCTCTATTCACGACAACCGCTCGCTCGCCGAAATAGTTACTAATCTCACCCAAGATGGCTTTACGCCCTCTTTCTGCACAGCTTGTTATCGAAAAGGACGTACAGGTGAGCACTTTATGGAGTTTTCAACCAAGGGTTTCATCAAACGTTTCTGCACGCCTAACGCCCTACTGACCTTTGCCGAATACTTAGAAGATTATGCGGATATCCAAACCAAAATAGAAGGTTGGCAACAGATAGAAAAGCAAGTTAAACAACTTGTTAATAATGAATTATCCGAAAAATTGGAGAGAGTAAAGCGAGGTGAGCGCGATATTCTTTTTTAG
- a CDS encoding Succinate dehydrogenase flavoprotein subunit: MNKLDSKIPQGELTQKWGKHKASIKVVSPANKRKLDVIVIGTGLGGASAAASLAELGYNVKTFCISDSPRRAHSIAAQGGINAAKNYPNDNDSVYRLFYDTIKGGDYRAREANVYRLAEVANLIIDQCVAQGVPFARDYGGLLDNRSFGGSQVSRTFYARGQTGQQLLLGAYAALNRNIGLGRVQSYTRHEMLDVVLIDGKARGIIARNLVTGEIERHGAHAVVIATGGYGNVFFLSTNAMNSNGSAAWQCYKKGAFFANPCFTQIHPTCIPVHGTQQSKLTLMSESLRNDGRIWVPKKKEDVAAIRSGAKKASQIPEEDRDYYLERRYPAFGNLVPRDVASRAAKERCDAGFGVNNTGLAVFLDFSTAINRLGKHIIEERYGNLFQMYEKIVDVNPYEEPMMIYPAVHYTMGGIWVDYNLMTTIPGLYAIGEANFSDHGANRLGASALMQGLADGYFILPYTIGDYLSAEIQSKKVDTNAPEFAAAEKAIKDKVAKLFAVKGTKTVDEFHKELGLIMWDNVGMGRNKEGLEKAIAAIPKLREEFWKNVKVAGKGDDFNPEIEKALRVADFLEMGELMARDALNRNESCGGHFREEYQTPEGEALRDDEHYVYVSVWEYAGENKEPIFHKEELKFEAIKLAQRNYKE, from the coding sequence TGGCAGAGCTTGGGTATAATGTTAAAACTTTCTGTATCAGCGATTCACCTCGCCGTGCGCACTCTATTGCCGCTCAGGGAGGTATCAATGCGGCGAAGAACTATCCAAATGATAATGACTCGGTTTACCGCCTCTTTTACGATACAATCAAGGGGGGTGACTACCGTGCACGTGAGGCTAATGTTTATCGTCTGGCAGAGGTGGCTAACCTTATCATAGACCAGTGTGTTGCACAGGGCGTACCCTTTGCACGGGACTATGGCGGGCTGCTTGATAACCGCTCATTCGGCGGTTCGCAAGTGAGCCGTACTTTTTATGCTCGCGGTCAGACCGGGCAGCAACTACTCTTGGGTGCTTATGCGGCTTTGAATCGTAATATCGGTTTGGGTCGCGTTCAGAGTTACACTCGTCACGAGATGTTGGACGTAGTTCTCATCGATGGCAAGGCTCGCGGTATCATTGCACGTAATTTGGTTACGGGCGAAATAGAGCGTCACGGTGCACACGCCGTAGTGATTGCTACGGGTGGTTACGGCAACGTTTTCTTCCTCTCTACCAATGCGATGAACTCTAACGGTTCGGCTGCTTGGCAGTGTTACAAGAAGGGGGCGTTCTTTGCAAACCCTTGCTTTACTCAGATTCACCCTACTTGTATTCCCGTTCACGGAACTCAGCAGTCGAAACTGACGTTGATGTCCGAGTCGTTGCGTAACGACGGTCGCATTTGGGTGCCCAAGAAGAAAGAGGATGTGGCGGCTATTCGCAGTGGTGCGAAAAAGGCATCACAAATTCCGGAGGAAGACCGCGACTACTACTTGGAGCGTCGCTATCCTGCCTTCGGAAACCTTGTTCCGCGCGATGTCGCTTCGCGTGCAGCCAAGGAGCGTTGTGATGCGGGCTTTGGCGTGAACAATACAGGTTTGGCTGTATTCCTCGATTTCTCGACAGCTATCAACCGACTCGGAAAACATATTATCGAGGAACGCTACGGAAACCTTTTCCAAATGTACGAAAAGATTGTCGATGTGAACCCGTACGAAGAGCCTATGATGATTTACCCTGCCGTTCACTACACAATGGGTGGTATTTGGGTGGATTACAATTTGATGACTACAATTCCGGGCTTGTATGCAATCGGTGAGGCAAACTTCTCTGACCACGGTGCAAACCGTCTTGGTGCATCGGCTTTGATGCAGGGTCTTGCGGACGGTTACTTCATTTTGCCCTATACTATCGGCGACTATTTGTCGGCAGAAATTCAATCTAAGAAGGTTGATACAAACGCCCCTGAGTTTGCGGCTGCCGAAAAGGCAATCAAGGACAAGGTTGCTAAGTTGTTCGCTGTGAAGGGCACAAAGACTGTGGATGAGTTCCACAAGGAGCTTGGTCTGATTATGTGGGACAACGTTGGTATGGGGCGCAACAAGGAGGGTCTGGAGAAGGCTATCGCTGCAATTCCTAAGCTCCGCGAAGAGTTCTGGAAGAACGTGAAGGTTGCCGGCAAGGGTGATGATTTCAACCCCGAAATAGAGAAGGCGCTGCGCGTGGCAGACTTCTTGGAGATGGGTGAGTTGATGGCTCGCGATGCCTTGAACCGCAATGAGTCGTGCGGCGGACACTTCCGTGAGGAGTATCAAACCCCCGAGGGTGAGGCTCTTCGTGATGACGAGCACTATGTTTATGTCTCTGTGTGGGAGTACGCTGGCGAAAACAAAGAGCCTATCTTCCACAAAGAGGAGCTTAAATTCGAGGCTATTAAACTAGCACAACGTAACTATAAGGAGTAG